In a single window of the Thermofilum uzonense genome:
- a CDS encoding ATP-dependent DNA helicase produces the protein MERLTSRIKEFFPYEHPRPGQLELARKVYESVVNSKILLARYPVGFGKTAAVFAGLLAADVPRIIYLAHTKSQFQAPIREVVRLEKTGVKLSLVTLASRFDMCLLPRSLTSGMDFHRFLRFCARKKLSGECPYIKKRYKGELPSLLTLNTLRRIGREAGICPYEIAWEAVRTARIIVASYSYLFDPRLSIILLRKGGINLSESVIVVDEAHNLPRFITDSLSSELHASSIRAALREIQRARFAEDSNIAESLRKLLAYLHKTATENGSEVPVETFLEIAPNSRILARVATSYEGKTGVFSSLWHIVYFLEEVEKMPSDSILIALREDVSLAYKIFFYNIPRVARRVFDDSRSAILTSATLPPADYYTAILGVKRERLQEISYPFTWGENVTLVIQRGISSRYVERTQELFKFYAHLIDSVYKDPESRHVLAVFPSYSFMLNTYPFIESTPRLLEKHDTHLDDILEFLMRHEKCLVIITAWGKFSEGVEFKAMRSNLIDTIVIAGLPVPTPSPVNKKLEEHLETFSSDKEWAWRQVYLYPALNKVLQIIGRGLRSENDRVRVYLLDERVIDEKALEYLKDYGLSFSIISSLSKN, from the coding sequence ATGGAGAGGCTTACCTCAAGGATAAAAGAGTTTTTTCCCTATGAACACCCGAGGCCGGGTCAGTTAGAGCTAGCTAGGAAGGTATACGAGAGTGTAGTCAATTCTAAAATACTCCTTGCTCGCTACCCGGTAGGGTTTGGTAAAACTGCAGCTGTTTTCGCGGGATTATTAGCTGCCGATGTACCCCGGATAATTTATCTGGCTCATACAAAGTCTCAGTTCCAGGCACCGATAAGAGAGGTTGTTAGACTAGAAAAAACCGGGGTTAAATTATCCCTTGTAACCCTCGCGAGCCGTTTTGATATGTGTCTGCTTCCTCGCTCCCTGACATCGGGTATGGACTTTCACCGATTTCTCAGGTTCTGTGCAAGGAAAAAGCTGAGCGGTGAATGTCCATATATCAAAAAGAGATACAAAGGCGAGTTACCAAGCTTGCTTACGCTAAACACCTTAAGAAGAATTGGAAGAGAGGCTGGGATATGTCCCTATGAGATTGCATGGGAGGCTGTTAGGACTGCAAGAATAATAGTTGCCTCATACTCTTATTTGTTTGATCCACGCCTATCTATTATATTACTCCGTAAAGGTGGGATAAACTTATCCGAAAGCGTGATCGTGGTTGATGAAGCGCATAATCTTCCCAGGTTTATAACAGATAGCCTTAGCAGTGAACTACATGCAAGCTCTATAAGGGCAGCCCTGAGGGAGATTCAAAGGGCTAGATTCGCTGAGGATTCAAATATTGCAGAGTCATTGAGAAAGCTGCTCGCCTATCTTCATAAGACGGCAACAGAAAATGGAAGTGAAGTTCCGGTGGAAACCTTTCTCGAGATTGCCCCTAACTCCAGGATTCTTGCTAGAGTTGCGACATCCTATGAAGGAAAGACTGGCGTTTTCTCAAGTCTTTGGCATATAGTATACTTCCTAGAGGAGGTTGAAAAAATGCCTAGTGACTCTATATTAATAGCCCTTAGGGAGGATGTTAGCCTCGCGTATAAGATCTTCTTCTATAACATTCCTAGAGTTGCCCGAAGAGTGTTTGATGATTCTAGATCTGCAATACTTACTTCAGCGACATTGCCCCCCGCAGACTACTATACAGCTATTCTAGGCGTAAAGAGAGAAAGACTACAAGAAATATCTTATCCTTTCACATGGGGAGAAAATGTCACACTAGTTATTCAGAGAGGTATTTCATCGAGATATGTCGAGCGAACCCAGGAGTTATTCAAATTCTATGCACATCTTATTGATTCGGTATACAAGGATCCGGAAAGTCGACATGTGTTAGCGGTCTTTCCATCCTACTCCTTCATGTTGAATACGTATCCATTTATAGAATCTACACCGCGCTTATTAGAAAAGCACGACACGCACTTGGATGATATTCTCGAGTTTTTGATGCGTCATGAGAAATGTCTTGTGATAATAACAGCATGGGGAAAGTTTTCGGAAGGAGTAGAATTTAAGGCTATGAGAAGCAACCTCATTGATACCATAGTAATAGCGGGGCTACCTGTACCAACCCCCTCTCCCGTAAATAAGAAGCTTGAAGAGCACTTAGAGACGTTCTCATCCGACAAGGAATGGGCGTGGAGACAGGTATATCTTTACCCAGCACTTAATAAGGTATTGCAAATCATTGGGAGAGGACTTAGATCAGAAAACGACAGGGTGAGAGTTTATCTCTTAGATGAGCGGGTGATAGACGAGAAAGCCCTGGAGTATTTAAAGGATTATGGGCTGAGTTTTTCTATAATATCTTCATTAAGCAAGAATTAG
- a CDS encoding 50S ribosomal protein L31e, whose product MPKLQEGENVFDIVIPLRDARRAPRKKRAKVAIRIVREWVSRHFHLTGGVKIGGLLNEYIWSRSIEKPPRKVKVTVKINVEEGEAVEALVDLHSGEKKD is encoded by the coding sequence ATGCCTAAGCTCCAGGAGGGAGAAAATGTCTTTGACATTGTTATACCATTACGTGACGCGCGCCGCGCTCCCAGGAAGAAGAGGGCGAAAGTTGCAATCCGTATAGTCAGGGAATGGGTTTCAAGGCATTTTCACCTCACGGGTGGAGTCAAGATAGGAGGTTTACTGAACGAGTATATCTGGTCAAGAAGCATCGAGAAGCCGCCTAGGAAGGTTAAAGTTACCGTTAAAATAAACGTCGAGGAGGGTGAAGCAGTGGAAGCCTTGGTGGATCTGCACTCAGGAGAAAAAAAGGATTAG
- a CDS encoding DHH family phosphoesterase, translated as MAGIQDLLSHALPFFEGIKREKSPVLVVSHYDADGLSSASILSWMLTRLDVPFQLVFVEQTYPDTLEELPFSNYKHVIFLDLGSGYKDFIKTFASNKQVLIVDHHVPAKSDGWEGLIEINPYLVGVDASTQTSSSSLSYSIVSRVLGDSVSLLPVAVAGALGDRLDVGEKFSLTGLNKEIVEKGKKLGVIEEFVSLRLFGIKKKTIVEAIASTLDPFIPGLSGNPSACIKFLESIGIQPRSGDSARLASSLSQEEIKLLASELIKYMISNGVNVKEAEKIFGYNYYLVPEPDASPLKDLREYAFVLNALGRLDHYGTAMALNLGFRGKYIVRVEESIKEYRRLLAKQLSRIFEKGEEIARHGKQCVIYFLDENLPKLTGPLSSIIANDFSQKFKASHIKIIGIAAPTTGEKYKISFRRIDESIDLGNILQKLSRELGFMGGGHPAAGGALIDEKILDKLLEKI; from the coding sequence ATGGCTGGTATACAGGACCTTCTCTCGCATGCTTTGCCCTTCTTTGAAGGTATAAAACGAGAAAAAAGCCCTGTGCTCGTTGTCTCACATTATGATGCCGACGGCCTGTCCTCAGCATCCATCCTTTCGTGGATGCTTACAAGACTCGATGTCCCCTTCCAGCTAGTCTTTGTGGAACAAACATATCCTGATACTCTAGAGGAGCTCCCCTTCTCTAACTACAAACACGTTATTTTCCTCGACCTTGGGAGCGGATACAAAGACTTTATAAAAACGTTCGCGAGTAACAAGCAAGTATTAATAGTTGACCACCACGTCCCTGCAAAAAGTGATGGCTGGGAAGGCCTAATCGAGATAAATCCTTACCTAGTAGGTGTTGATGCCTCAACTCAAACAAGTTCATCCTCCCTGTCTTACAGTATTGTATCGCGGGTGTTGGGAGACTCAGTTAGTCTCCTCCCGGTGGCCGTTGCAGGGGCTTTGGGGGACAGGCTCGATGTTGGTGAGAAATTCTCACTTACAGGTTTAAACAAGGAAATTGTCGAGAAGGGAAAAAAGCTAGGAGTAATAGAGGAGTTTGTTTCACTCAGGCTTTTCGGCATCAAGAAGAAAACCATAGTTGAAGCCATAGCTTCCACCCTGGATCCATTTATACCGGGGTTAAGCGGGAATCCCTCAGCATGTATAAAGTTTCTTGAGTCGATAGGTATCCAGCCTCGAAGTGGCGACAGCGCGCGATTAGCGTCTTCTCTATCCCAGGAAGAGATAAAACTCTTGGCTTCTGAGCTTATAAAATACATGATTAGTAACGGCGTAAACGTAAAGGAAGCCGAAAAAATCTTTGGATATAACTATTATCTTGTTCCAGAGCCTGACGCTAGCCCATTAAAAGATCTTCGAGAATATGCTTTTGTTCTAAACGCGCTAGGCCGGCTTGACCACTATGGAACAGCCATGGCGCTCAACCTTGGCTTCAGGGGGAAATACATAGTTAGGGTCGAGGAAAGCATAAAGGAATATAGGAGACTTCTTGCTAAGCAGCTATCCAGGATCTTCGAGAAAGGTGAAGAAATAGCACGACATGGTAAACAGTGTGTAATCTATTTTCTCGATGAAAATCTCCCAAAACTTACGGGTCCCTTGAGCTCAATTATTGCAAATGATTTTTCTCAGAAATTCAAGGCGTCGCATATTAAAATTATTGGAATAGCTGCACCGACAACCGGGGAAAAGTACAAGATCTCCTTTAGAAGGATTGATGAATCTATAGACCTAGGAAATATTTTACAAAAACTGTCTCGAGAACTTGGATTCATGGGTGGTGGCCATCCAGCAGCTGGAGGAGCACTTATCGATGAAAAAATATTGGATAAATTACTCGAAAAAATATAG
- a CDS encoding tRNA (adenine-N1)-methyltransferase produces the protein MSNVKEGDWVLLYYNERKNYVVRVEKGKTFHSTHGSIDLSSLIGVPYGSYVETNIGEKLLVTKTSFMERLEGLQRTTQVIYPKDLGYILLASGVGPGSVVVEAGTGTGFLTATLAWYVRPSGRVYTYEIRKDFYQQALKNFELLGVLPYITAKNRDIRDGIEEEDVDAVLLDLPSPWEIIHEAYAKLTHGGSLTVFVPTLTQVEKTLRSLRSSDFKLIEVSESIQRKYQVTPGELRPLTLGVMHTGYIIRARKP, from the coding sequence ATGTCCAATGTGAAAGAAGGAGACTGGGTACTGTTGTATTACAATGAAAGAAAAAACTATGTCGTACGCGTTGAAAAAGGAAAGACGTTTCACTCAACACATGGCTCAATAGACCTCTCATCACTAATTGGTGTACCATACGGCAGTTACGTGGAGACGAATATAGGTGAAAAACTACTAGTGACAAAAACGAGCTTCATGGAGAGGCTTGAAGGGCTGCAAAGAACAACTCAGGTAATTTATCCAAAAGACCTGGGTTACATATTACTTGCTTCAGGCGTAGGACCTGGAAGTGTTGTAGTTGAAGCTGGAACGGGGACTGGTTTCCTAACTGCTACTCTGGCCTGGTACGTGCGACCGAGTGGACGCGTATACACATATGAGATACGTAAGGATTTCTACCAGCAGGCCCTAAAGAACTTCGAGCTTCTTGGAGTCCTACCATATATAACCGCGAAAAACAGGGACATCCGAGACGGTATTGAAGAGGAAGATGTGGATGCGGTTCTTTTAGATCTTCCATCCCCGTGGGAAATTATTCATGAGGCTTACGCTAAGCTAACACATGGAGGCTCCCTGACAGTGTTTGTACCAACTCTCACGCAGGTTGAAAAAACGCTTCGCAGTCTTCGATCATCTGATTTTAAACTCATAGAGGTTTCCGAGAGCATTCAGAGAAAATACCAAGTCACTCCTGGCGAGCTACGCCCACTAACGCTTGGAGTCATGCATACCGGCTACATAATCAGGGCTCGGAAACCATAG
- a CDS encoding radical SAM protein, with amino-acid sequence MTLAVIIDGYTDEPAGLGVPPYIDVYPRYIAGAIWHADKSAQIHYFTIDTYRLHEEEISKLISRADLLIVIGGVVVPGRYLGGKPITSREVITLPKKYEKPIKVLAGPIARFGTGEKGGERAVTPRQLEDAYDVVIRGDPALVVHDLVSTKSLEKVNPFRIAGNYNLINVFATIGARIVTQHPNHGFNLTAEIETFRGCSRWLTGGCSFCIEPRFGRVIVRDQEDIAREISLLYELGVRSFRLGRQSDFLAYKANGMNEVEYPEPNPVELRKLFQMIRAAAPSLETLHIDNVNPMTIALHEEKSREALKIIVKYHTPGDVAAFGLESADPRVARENNLGNDPESVIRAIEVVNEVGARRGWNGLPEMLPGLNFVLGLKGETRETFVLNKAFLEELLERNLLVRRINLREVLPLPGTPMWEVGNSIARRHTKYITGFKRWVREVFDEKMIERVFPRGLIIRRCYVEALVDGRYAARPTGSYPPTVFLDDARVGSRIDCIVYGHKARSLLGVKFPLDISEKTFLRVFGSRGKEYYEKVRSERVSDLPSCVLKYLGVMTGRISSVSALAHDQSSLNRQEHP; translated from the coding sequence ATGACGCTTGCCGTTATTATTGACGGTTATACCGACGAGCCGGCAGGTTTAGGCGTGCCTCCATATATCGACGTTTATCCGCGTTACATCGCAGGCGCTATTTGGCATGCGGATAAATCTGCCCAAATACACTACTTTACGATAGATACCTACAGACTACACGAGGAGGAGATTTCCAAGCTTATCTCACGAGCCGATCTCCTAATCGTGATTGGTGGTGTTGTTGTTCCGGGACGATATCTTGGCGGAAAGCCTATCACGTCCCGCGAGGTAATTACTCTTCCAAAAAAGTATGAAAAACCTATCAAAGTTCTCGCGGGTCCGATAGCGCGCTTTGGTACAGGCGAGAAAGGGGGAGAGAGAGCGGTTACCCCCAGACAACTGGAAGATGCATACGACGTTGTAATTAGAGGAGATCCCGCCCTGGTTGTACACGACCTAGTGTCTACGAAGAGCCTAGAGAAGGTGAACCCATTTCGAATAGCTGGAAATTACAATCTAATCAACGTTTTCGCTACTATTGGTGCCCGAATAGTTACACAGCACCCAAACCATGGTTTCAACTTAACAGCAGAAATAGAGACTTTCAGAGGCTGTTCCCGATGGCTTACTGGTGGCTGCTCCTTTTGTATTGAACCGCGTTTTGGAAGAGTTATTGTGCGTGACCAGGAGGATATAGCTCGTGAGATCTCTCTACTATATGAACTAGGCGTAAGGTCTTTCAGGCTGGGCAGACAGAGTGACTTTCTCGCATACAAGGCTAATGGGATGAACGAGGTGGAGTATCCGGAGCCCAATCCTGTGGAGCTGAGGAAACTCTTCCAAATGATAAGGGCAGCTGCACCAAGCCTTGAAACACTACACATCGACAATGTTAACCCTATGACTATCGCCTTACACGAAGAAAAATCACGAGAGGCCTTAAAGATTATAGTAAAGTATCACACACCAGGCGATGTTGCTGCTTTTGGTCTAGAAAGTGCGGACCCCCGTGTCGCCCGCGAAAACAATCTGGGAAATGATCCTGAAAGCGTTATTAGGGCTATCGAGGTTGTAAACGAGGTTGGAGCTAGGAGGGGGTGGAACGGTTTGCCGGAGATGCTACCAGGCCTAAATTTCGTGCTTGGCTTGAAAGGTGAAACACGTGAAACATTTGTGCTTAATAAGGCTTTTTTGGAGGAATTGTTAGAAAGGAATCTACTTGTTAGAAGGATTAACTTACGAGAAGTCCTCCCCCTGCCTGGCACGCCGATGTGGGAGGTGGGCAATAGCATCGCAAGAAGACATACAAAGTATATTACAGGCTTTAAGAGGTGGGTCCGCGAGGTTTTCGATGAGAAAATGATCGAGAGAGTATTTCCTCGCGGCCTGATCATCAGACGCTGTTATGTTGAAGCCCTGGTAGATGGAAGATATGCTGCTCGCCCAACAGGGAGTTATCCCCCTACAGTCTTCCTTGACGATGCTCGTGTCGGTAGCAGGATTGACTGTATAGTTTACGGCCACAAGGCTAGAAGTCTACTAGGGGTAAAATTTCCCTTGGATATAAGCGAAAAAACATTTCTCCGGGTTTTCGGAAGTCGTGGAAAGGAGTATTACGAGAAGGTGAGAAGTGAACGAGTTAGCGACCTCCCATCGTGTGTTCTCAAATACCTGGGCGTCATGACTGGGAGAATATCCTCTGTATCTGCATTAGCTCATGACCAGTCGTCTCTGAACCGGCAAGAGCACCCTTAG
- a CDS encoding translation initiation factor IF-6, which produces MFSVELVEIYGTPQVGIFIFANDKYALVPPDIPEKLEAKVREALEVEILKVSVAGSRLIGSLACGNNSGIVLPRNVLDSELEIIKNNLKLNVTVLEGVKETGLGNLVLANDNACLVSPLLPKNASKLISDTLGVECVVADLGGSPFVGSLAVVTNRGLALPPFVSDDELKRLEKIFKVQGGLLTINKGRMFLRSGLVANTKGALAGSETTGHELMQIQRIFSQS; this is translated from the coding sequence ATGTTTTCAGTTGAGCTCGTCGAGATTTACGGAACCCCCCAGGTTGGTATATTCATCTTCGCCAATGATAAGTACGCTCTAGTACCACCCGACATCCCTGAGAAGCTTGAAGCTAAGGTTAGGGAAGCATTAGAAGTAGAGATTTTAAAAGTCTCAGTGGCTGGGTCTAGGCTAATCGGGTCCCTAGCATGTGGTAATAACTCTGGGATAGTTTTGCCACGCAACGTCCTAGATTCAGAGCTTGAAATCATAAAAAACAACCTAAAGCTCAACGTGACTGTGCTCGAGGGAGTAAAAGAAACCGGACTCGGGAATCTAGTACTCGCCAACGACAATGCTTGCCTGGTTAGTCCTCTACTACCTAAAAACGCCTCAAAGTTGATCTCTGATACTCTGGGAGTCGAATGCGTTGTAGCGGATCTCGGTGGAAGCCCCTTTGTTGGCTCGCTCGCAGTAGTCACCAATAGGGGCCTGGCACTCCCTCCCTTCGTCTCGGACGATGAATTGAAGAGACTTGAGAAGATCTTTAAGGTTCAAGGCGGGCTCTTAACAATCAACAAGGGCAGAATGTTTCTCAGATCGGGACTAGTCGCAAACACTAAGGGTGCTCTTGCCGGTTCAGAGACGACTGGTCATGAGCTAATGCAGATACAGAGGATATTCTCCCAGTCATGA
- a CDS encoding thiamine-phosphate kinase: MLSENLVVEWITSTLGITWGDATVIQINSHKRIAVNVDAFDGELHWPSFLDAYSAGLRAYRGSTSDIIVRGAKPLAVLVALRVPRNFPFETLKDFVKGISDAAQEFDAVYLGGDTDIVETDSFRAEVVSIGALHGEPLTRGGARPGDLVVAVGDFGVSSLLYDAIQGNTPPLPLREVIRTWLKPKWPPVNKWLENTAYVTASIDNSDGLALSLHYLSENSNVRIELDEIPIYPPLLEHYTEKEALERALYLSGEEYNFIFTIHPKHEALLDELNARILGRVTTGSGVFLKGYGPIQKSGWISGLGYARGSR, encoded by the coding sequence GTGCTCAGTGAAAACTTAGTAGTTGAATGGATCACCTCAACTCTAGGCATAACATGGGGGGACGCTACAGTCATACAGATTAACAGTCATAAGAGAATAGCAGTAAACGTTGATGCCTTCGACGGGGAATTACACTGGCCCTCATTCTTAGACGCGTACTCGGCAGGACTACGGGCGTATCGTGGCTCGACCAGTGATATAATTGTGCGCGGAGCAAAACCCCTTGCCGTTCTCGTAGCTTTACGCGTTCCGCGCAACTTCCCCTTTGAGACACTAAAGGACTTCGTAAAGGGTATTTCAGATGCTGCACAGGAGTTTGATGCGGTCTACTTGGGGGGAGACACGGACATCGTTGAAACAGACTCTTTTAGAGCTGAAGTGGTCAGCATCGGAGCTCTTCATGGCGAACCTCTTACAAGAGGAGGTGCCAGACCCGGAGATCTCGTAGTGGCAGTTGGCGATTTCGGGGTTTCAAGTCTACTCTACGATGCTATTCAGGGTAATACTCCACCTTTACCGCTTAGAGAAGTTATAAGGACGTGGCTCAAGCCTAAATGGCCTCCTGTAAACAAATGGCTGGAAAACACCGCTTATGTTACCGCATCCATTGATAACAGTGATGGTCTCGCACTCTCACTCCATTATCTTTCAGAGAATTCAAACGTGCGAATTGAATTAGATGAGATACCTATTTATCCTCCTCTACTCGAGCACTATACGGAGAAGGAGGCACTGGAGCGAGCTCTCTACTTGAGCGGCGAAGAATACAACTTTATCTTTACAATTCACCCTAAGCACGAAGCATTACTGGATGAGCTCAACGCCAGAATACTCGGCCGAGTCACGACGGGAAGTGGCGTCTTTCTGAAAGGATACGGCCCAATACAGAAATCGGGATGGATCAGTGGGCTCGGATACGCCCGAGGCTCAAGATGA
- a CDS encoding DNA-binding protein, which translates to MSYEDSPEELEEIKRRKLLEYQRQAQEAQRAEAQRAAEEARRQEILRKILTPEARARLSNLKLVKPELVEALEIQLIQLASTGSIRVPIDDDTLKEILARFSSSRKEFKVKFSFS; encoded by the coding sequence ATGAGTTATGAGGATAGTCCTGAGGAGCTTGAAGAGATAAAGCGGAGAAAACTCTTAGAGTATCAGAGACAGGCTCAGGAGGCTCAGAGAGCTGAGGCCCAGCGGGCCGCCGAGGAGGCAAGGCGCCAGGAAATACTAAGGAAGATACTGACTCCAGAGGCACGCGCCAGGTTGTCGAATCTAAAACTTGTGAAACCCGAACTCGTCGAGGCACTCGAGATCCAGCTCATACAACTCGCCTCTACCGGGTCTATAAGAGTTCCCATAGACGATGACACTCTGAAAGAGATCTTGGCGAGGTTCTCGTCATCAAGGAAAGAGTTCAAAGTTAAGTTCAGCTTTAGTTAA
- a CDS encoding 50S ribosomal protein L39e, with amino-acid sequence MARNKPFGKKIRLIAAVRENHQIPIWVISKTLGEVRRKPRRNWRRSRMQL; translated from the coding sequence ATGGCTCGCAACAAACCCTTCGGTAAGAAAATAAGGCTCATTGCGGCTGTCAGAGAAAACCATCAAATTCCTATATGGGTTATCTCAAAGACTCTTGGCGAGGTTCGTAGAAAGCCGAGAAGAAACTGGCGCAGAAGCAGAATGCAACTCTAA
- a CDS encoding Lrp/AsnC family transcriptional regulator, which translates to MSEQIAEGKIDHIDKKILEIMQDNAKTPYSQIASQLGISEATVHLRIRKLVNAGIIKRFQAVVDPEKVGKRVTAIIAVVAIPQKYSQVLKQLEKMPEVYEIFDVTGEYSTILKVRVKNKEELAKLIDEIGNIDGVENTKTMYVLRVIKEDTRIKIE; encoded by the coding sequence ATGAGTGAGCAGATTGCTGAGGGAAAAATCGACCACATTGACAAAAAAATCCTAGAGATTATGCAGGACAACGCTAAAACGCCTTATTCCCAGATTGCAAGCCAGCTTGGAATATCTGAGGCTACAGTTCATCTACGGATCCGAAAGCTGGTTAATGCTGGCATAATTAAGAGATTCCAGGCTGTCGTGGATCCTGAAAAGGTGGGTAAGAGAGTAACCGCGATAATAGCTGTTGTAGCTATACCTCAAAAGTACAGTCAAGTATTGAAACAACTTGAGAAAATGCCTGAGGTCTACGAAATATTTGACGTTACGGGAGAATACTCCACCATCCTGAAGGTTAGAGTTAAAAACAAGGAGGAGCTTGCAAAGCTTATCGACGAGATTGGAAACATTGATGGTGTTGAAAATACGAAAACCATGTACGTGTTGAGAGTCATTAAGGAGGATACAAGGATCAAGATTGAGTAA
- the hxlB gene encoding 6-phospho-3-hexuloisomerase, which produces MAEDVKKAMNSIAEFIIKASQQIDNETTTRFLKILTSALANKNKILVLGAGRSGLVAKAFAMRLMHLGFDVYVVGETITPSVHENDVLIAVSGSGSTQIVLSVASAAKRAKATVVAVTSFEDSPLGKMSDFIVKIPGRTKVATETDYFARQVMGLYEPLAPLGTLFEDTVMIFFDGVVYALMNLLGIAEEDMKKRHANIEGI; this is translated from the coding sequence GTGGCAGAGGACGTAAAGAAAGCCATGAATAGCATAGCTGAGTTCATAATTAAAGCATCTCAACAAATAGACAATGAAACCACGACGCGTTTCCTAAAGATACTCACCTCCGCCCTCGCAAATAAAAACAAGATACTCGTACTCGGCGCAGGGCGTAGCGGGCTTGTCGCGAAGGCCTTCGCTATGAGGTTAATGCATCTCGGATTTGACGTTTATGTGGTTGGGGAGACAATTACCCCCTCTGTTCACGAAAACGATGTTTTAATAGCTGTTTCAGGCTCCGGGAGTACACAGATAGTTCTCTCTGTAGCATCGGCCGCAAAGAGGGCTAAGGCTACTGTAGTAGCAGTTACCTCATTCGAAGACTCGCCCTTGGGCAAGATGAGTGATTTTATCGTAAAAATCCCTGGAAGAACAAAGGTCGCTACAGAGACAGACTACTTTGCAAGACAAGTCATGGGTCTCTACGAGCCGTTAGCCCCTCTAGGGACACTATTCGAAGATACCGTTATGATATTCTTTGACGGCGTAGTATATGCACTTATGAATCTCCTAGGCATCGCAGAGGAAGACATGAAGAAGAGGCATGCCAATATAGAGGGTATATAA
- a CDS encoding 30S ribosomal protein S19e, protein MVDARFVPPNILIEELAKYLKENVKEVQPPEWSYFAKTGPTRERIPSDPDWWYKRCAALLRKVYLYGPVGIERLRTAYGGRTKNTVKRKHFKKGGGAAVRKALQQLEAAGLIVKTSKGRVVSDQGRALVDKISISLFKKMAEQRPELKKYIE, encoded by the coding sequence TTGGTAGATGCACGTTTCGTTCCCCCAAACATACTGATTGAAGAATTGGCTAAATATCTAAAAGAGAATGTAAAGGAAGTCCAGCCACCCGAGTGGTCATATTTTGCGAAAACGGGACCCACCCGGGAACGCATACCAAGTGATCCTGACTGGTGGTATAAGAGGTGTGCAGCTCTTCTCAGGAAGGTATACCTCTACGGGCCAGTAGGTATAGAGAGGCTGCGCACAGCGTATGGTGGTAGAACCAAGAATACTGTCAAGCGGAAACATTTCAAGAAGGGTGGCGGGGCAGCGGTCCGTAAAGCGCTTCAACAGTTAGAAGCTGCCGGTCTTATCGTGAAGACGAGCAAGGGGCGGGTTGTCTCCGATCAGGGCAGAGCGCTTGTAGACAAGATATCTATCTCGTTGTTCAAGAAAATGGCAGAGCAGAGACCCGAGCTAAAGAAGTATATAGAGTAA